The DNA sequence ACGTCGCCGGCGCCGCCGATGCGGATCGCCCACAGCTCCGGCTTGGCGAACGCCGTCGTGATGTAGAGCAGCCCATGCGCGAGGACCGGTCGCGGAACGTTCGACCAACCTTTGTATTCGACTTTCCACAACTCCGCACCGCTCTCGGGATCGTAGGCGATCACGCGATCGGCGCCCGGGCTGATGAGTTGCTCGCCGCCGTCGACGAGCGCGACCAGCGGCGTGGAGTAGGCTTTGCGTTGGTCGGGATTATCGGCCGGCTTGCCGGAGCGCGGCGTCTTCCAGCGCACCTTGCCGGTCGCTTTATCCAGCGCGGCGACGAACTGCACGTCGGTGCCGTCGCAAGTGAGGATCACGAGATCGCGCCACAAGATCGGCGAGCTGCCGGGCCCTTCCTTGTGTTCCAAACGGAGCTCTTCGTTCTTCCAGACGATCGCCCCGTCGGCCTGATTCAAACACGCGGTCCCTAGCGTGCCGAAATGTACATATAGATGCGTTTCGTCTAAGACCGGCGTCGGCGAAGCGAAGCCGTTCTTCGAGTTCTTGCCGATCGGGCTCGCGGGGCGAAACACTTCGACATCGTGTACCAGCTTGCCGGTCGTCGGATCGACGGCCAGCGCGCGCAGCGACAAGCCATCGGTCGAAGCGGCGGTCATCCAGAGGTGGCCCGTGCCGATCACGGGCGACGACCAACCTTCGCCCGGCAGCGGTTGCTTCCAGCGAACGTGTTCGGTCTCGCTCCAGGTCGTCGGCAGATCGGTCGCCGCGGCATGGCCTTGGCCTTCGGGCCCGCGAAACTGCGGCCAAGCCAGCTCGGCCGCGGCAGCCGCTGCGCCGCGGAAGAGACTCACGTCCCCCGTCGGCGGCAGCCCTAGCAGGCATAAAAGCAACACGTAGTAAGGCAGGCACGGGAAGCCGACGAGTTTTCGATTTCGTCGATTCCGATTCGTAAAGTGCATGGTCCGGCGGCCGATAATAGAAATGGTAGGCAAGCGCGATGTAACAAGCTCCGCAGTAGAGCGATAAAGATCTGAGACCCGAGCGACGCTGCGGAAAACGAGACCCGAAAGGTCGAACCGTACCGGCAACGCCGGCTCAAGTCAATTCGCCGTGCGGTGCTTCGACTTACGGACTTCGGTCGGGCAGCGCACCGGGAGAGTAATCCGCATAACGCTTTCGATCGTTCCTTTTTAACTTCAAGCCTGTGGCGCGTTTCGGACGAAATTAGGTGGACTCACTTCGACCCGCCTCACCTCCGTTCGCAACCCCGCCGAAGTGCGAATCGTTCCGCGTCGCCGTACCCGCCTCCGACGCTCAAAAAGGGAAGCTTTGCCATGAACACGACCCTCGAGAAGTCCGTAGAAATAAACGCCCCTCGTCCCGCCTCGTCGGCCTTCGCGCTGCATCGCTGCAACCGTCTCTCCAACGTGCTAGCAGCCCTTAAGCTCCGGCAGCCCGACGGCGAGACCTCGGGCCGGGCCGTGGAAGTTTCCGCCGAAGCGCAACAAGGCCGCCCGGCCGCTCCGCACTATCTCTCTTTGCGATAACTTCTCACGGCAACTTCTCTTTACGAAAACACTCCGCTTGCGATAAAAACGCCCTCGCAGCACGAATAGATTTTAGGGCAGGCTTCTTCCCCCAGGTCGATCAAACCCTTCGAGAGCCCCAGCCATGGATCAGCAGAACCTCATCATCGCCGATTCCGATGTCGCACTCGTCGAGCTGCTCGCCCACCATTTCCGTGGTCGCGGCTACGCAGTGACGACCGCCTACGACGCCCATACGGTGTTGAAGCTGGTGCATTTGCAAACGCCCGACGCGTTCGTGCTCGGGATCGAAATGAAGTGCGACAACGGCCTCTGCGTCTGCGAGTTGCTTTCGTCGGAACGGCGCTTCTCGTACTTGCCGGCCGTCTTGCTCACGGCCCAACACGAAGACCGCTACAAGCACGATTGCCACGGTCTGTGCGCCGTGTATGCGACGAAAGGGGAAGGGCTCGCCCGACGCGTCGAAACGGCTCTGGCGCAAATCGAATCGCACGAACCGGCGATCTACGCCGCGACGTAAGCCTTCACATAAGACTGCGAAGTAAGACTGCGAAGTAAGACTCCGTCGCGTTCTATCGCGCGATGTCCGTTCAATAGCCGGGGATGCATATCCCCGGCCCTCTCCTCGCAGTCGCACGTATCATCTTTAACGAATGGTTCGTGCGCAACGCGCATGCCGGCATCTGTCGGCGAATTCTTTGCGTAATTCTTGCGCGCGTAACAAGAAAAATGTTGACGCAATCCATGCGCACTTGTTATCGATAAGTGTGTGGCGCGACAAAGTGCCACGGAGCGTCTTGCGGTCGGATGAAACATGCGGTGCGGCCCCTTCTGGATCGCCTGCCGTTTTTCCCCGCGGAACCGGACGCTGAGGAATATCGCCGCACGTTTCATGAACGGACCGCGATTCAGAGACGAAGTGATGTAGTTCGCGTAGGACTGTGTTCGTGTTGCTGTTCCCATGATTTTTTTCAAGGGGGAGGCGCTGATATGCAGGACCCACCGGGTTCATTGTTTTGAGGGGCGGCCTCGTCGACCGCTCCTCGGATTTTCCATCCTTCTCACGACTGATTTAACCACTCACTAAACAAAACACCCCGCTCCGCGCAACAGCGCGAAGCGGGGTGTTTTTGTTTTCACCGGCGTGCCGATTCAGACGGTGCTGATTCAGACCAGCACGTTCAAGCGCACATCCATGCAATACTCGGGCTTGCCGCTGCGGTAGTCGTCTTGCATCTTGCGCAACGTGGTAACGCGATGCACATGCGTGTCGCTCTCGAAGCGGATGTTGTCTCGATAGAGCGCTTTGTCGTCGTCGAGCAGCGCCTTCGGCACGAGCATCGCGCGGATCTTCCCTTGCCGCATGCCCGGATAGCGTTCGTAGGTAAGAGCGAACAAGCATTCGATCTCATCGACGCGCGATTGCGTCGACATCTTGGCGAGGGTCGACACGGCGCACGTTTCGGCGATCGCCAGGCGAATGATGTTGAGCACGTACCAGCGATCGGCTTCGTCGAACTTTAGAAACGGCCGGCTCTCGGTCGTCTGCTTCGCGGCGGCGCGAATCAGTCGGCGCGGCATCGGATGCGAAACGATCTCGGTCAAGAGATCTTCGAAAATCACATCGAGAATCAGCCACGGCTCCGGGCTTCCGTCGGGCCCCGTCGGACGATTGCGAAACCCGTTTTGCGAAAGATGAAACACATCGAGATCGCTACGGCTCCGCCAACTCCGCCACGCCCAAAACAACCCCCAACCACTCGTCGCGATAAACACGACGAAGGCACTCAGCGCTTTAAGCCCATGCTCGCGAGCAAACGCCATCGCATCATCGTAAAACGCTTGCCATTCGAGCATGCTGCGATCGCCCCCATTTTAAAGCTGGTCATCAGATGTGCATCAGGGAAAAACGTAGCATCTCTCCCTTCTTATTCAACGAGCATTTCACCGAACGCGATGTCGTGGTAAGAGTTTTCATCGCTGTCGTCTTGGAGTGATGTGAAGCGGCTATCGGATGGTATCTTAGTAGCGTTCGCATTGCATGCGATGGTAAGGCGGGGTGCGCAATGATCCGACGTGACGTAACGTTAGCCGATGGTCGGCCTGGTTGGGCCATGATCTCGCAGTTGGAGCATGCGCGGATTGCGGCCGAGGTGGCTCGAGCGTGGAACGTGGCGGAGTTTCCCCTCGCGCTGCCGCACGAAGAATTGCTGGCCGCCGTGTTGCGACACGACGACGGTTGGCTGCCGTGGGAGATGCGGCCGACCGTCGTCGACGGCAAGCCGCGCGACTTCATGGAGATGCCGCTCGACGAAAGCCTCGCCATCTGGCGGCGCTCGATCGCCGTGGCGCAGAACCTCGGGCCGTTGGCGGCGTATGCCGTCGGCTCGCACTTCGCGGCCTTGTGCCGTTGGTCGCATGAGAAGGCGCACCACACGGCGACCTGGCTCCACTTGGCCGAAGAGTTTATCGACGAGCAAGACGAACTCGCGCGCGAGCGACTGGCGGAGTTGGTCGCTCGAGCCCGGGCCGCGCAACAGGAACCAGTCGAGATCCATTTGGTGGAAATCGAGGCCCGGAAGAATGCCGATCGGGCTTGGCATGCGCTCCAGTTTTTCGATCGCGTGAGCCTTTGGCTCTGCTGTTCGGAGCGTCGGGAGCCGGAGACCGTGAGCGTGCCCGAGAGCTTGGGCACGGGGCTCGGCGCCTTCCGGTTTACGCCGGTCGGCTTCAGGAGCAAGGCCGCGGGTGCCGATGATACGCCTCGGGGGGCTGAGATCGTGGCGGAGATTCTAGTCGAGCCGTGGCCGTTGGTCGGAGAGCGATTGGACCTGGCGACCCTCGCCGAGGCGGTTCCGCAGGCCGATTACGACTCGCCGGACACCTTGGCCCGGGCCCAGCGAGAGCCGGTGCCGCTAGCGTGGTCGTTGCGACGAAAGTAGCGGTTTTAGCGGTTGTCGGGCCGTGGGTTGCCGGGAAATGTGTTGACCCGGACTTTGAGCCATAATTAGACTGAAAGTACGACACATCCTTGGCGGCTACTGCGCGCGTTCGTTCGAGCGTGTCGCCGGCCTTTCGTTTGCCGCCTCTTCGTAATTTGAGACGCACTATGCAGGCTCGTTCCGTTTGGCGTTGGGTTTCGCGCGTCGGTCTGATCGTGGTCGGCTTCGGCGGACTGCCGTCGTCGTCGAGCGCACAGAATCCGTTTGCTCCGACTCCGCCCGCAGGCGCGGCTCCGGCGACCACGCCGCCGACCACGCCGCCGACCACGACAGCGCCACCGACAACGCCCCCTGCCGACACGACAACACCGTCTGCTACGCCGCCGGCTGCAACACCACCGGTCGTCGCGCCCCCGGTGATAACGCCACCGACTGCAACACCGCCCGCGCCGGCGAACCCGTTTGCACCATCGACCCCGGCGGCAGCGCCAGCCGTTCCACGTGCCGTGCCGGGCGCTACGCCTCCGGCTGCGGGTGCCGCGCCGAGTGCGAATCCGTTCGCGCCGTCGACTCCGGCTGCCGCCCCTGCTGTTCCATCTGCCGCGCCGAGTGCGAACCCGTTTGCGCCGTCGACTCCGGCTGCCGCACCGGCGGTTCCTGGTAAGCCACCTCCGGCCGCGGGCGCCAATCCTTTTGCGCCGACCACGCCCGCGGCTCCGGCGATGCCGGCCACGCCGGGCACCACTCCGGCTCCGACCACAACTCCGGCTACGCCGCCGGCTGCGAATCCTTTCGGCACGAGCGTTCCCGCGACTCCGATTCCCGGCGCACCGCTGGTCGGTCCGCAGGCCGTGCCGACGCAAGACACGGTGCCGCAAGGTGGGTTTCGCGTCTTGGCTCCCGGCGTGCTGACGATGATCCCGAGCCCGGTCGGCGTCGACGACACGCGCAGCGAACACGATTTGATCGAGCTCTTAGCGAGCGCGCCGAACTACGGCGAGCGGCCGAATTCGCCGAACCGAAAACCGGCCCGCGGCGTGCGCTTCGAACACGATGTATGGGGCTTGGAGTTTGCGTTCAAGCCGATCCGCTACATTCGCCTTCCCGGCGCCGACGGCAAAGAACGGCTCGTCTGGTACATGGTCTTCCGAGTGAAGAACGGTCCGGTGAAGCGCTACGTGCATGATGAAACTCAGCCGAACAAGTTGCGTGGAGATTTAGTCGATAAGCCGTTTCTCTTCGTGCCGCGCTTCGAGTTGGAAAGCCATGACGTGAAGAAGCTGTACGTCGACAAAGTGATCCCGGAAGCGGTCGCCGCGATCCAAAAGCGCGAAGACAAGAACCGCAAGTTGCTCACGACCGCGGAGCTGACGGGAGACATTCCGCCGAGCACCCCCGAGATCGACCGCAGCATCTGGGGCGTGGCGACCTGGGAAGGGATCGATCTCAATACCGACCGCTTCACGATCTTCGTCCACGGATTGACGAACGCTTATAAGTGGGTCGACGCAGCCGACGGTTTCAAAGCCGGCGACCCCATCGGCAAGGGGCGCAGCTATCAATACCAGGTGTTAAAGCTCAATTTCTGGCGTCCGGGAGACACAAAGTACGAACACGAAGAAGAAATTCGGTTCGGAATCCCCGGAGACGTTGACTACGCCTGGTTCTACAAGTAGAAAATGAGATTCCTCCAGGCGCCCCGGTAGCTCGATGAGCAAGGCTCGAATCGAGCCCGACCGGAGATTTGCCGGAGTCGGCCTCGCTTCCAGGTCGATGAAAAGGGTCGATCCGCCTCCCGGCACGGTCGATGGAACGCAAAACAACACGATTCGTGGACTAATCGTCGTCGCTAGCTAGCGGCCGACGCTTGATTTCGGAGAACGCAGACATGGCACATAAAAAGGGTCAGGGCTCCAGCAGCAACGGCCGGGATTCCAACCCACAGTACCGCGGCGTCAAGAAGTTCGGCGGCCAAGTGGTCACGCCCGGGCACATCTTGGTTCGCCAAGTCGGCAACAAGTGGCACGGCGGCAAGGGAGTCGGGCAAGGTTCCGATTTCACGCTCTATGCCCTCATCGAAGGCGTCGTGCATTTCGATCGGGGTGGTCGCCGGATCAACGTCGTCGATCCAGCTTCGCTCGCCGCGGCTGCCGCCAACTAGGCTTTCGCGCCCTACCTCGGTAGGCTCGGGAAGCTCAAACACACAAACACGACGGCCAGGCCGAGAGTCGGCTTGGCCGTCGCTGTTTTTTTATTCGTACAGTTTCTAATTCGTACAATTAGCCGCGCCGTTGCCGGGAGCGCCCGCTAT is a window from the Planctomycetia bacterium genome containing:
- a CDS encoding PQQ-binding-like beta-propeller repeat protein; translation: MSLFRGAAAAAAELAWPQFRGPEGQGHAAATDLPTTWSETEHVRWKQPLPGEGWSSPVIGTGHLWMTAASTDGLSLRALAVDPTTGKLVHDVEVFRPASPIGKNSKNGFASPTPVLDETHLYVHFGTLGTACLNQADGAIVWKNEELRLEHKEGPGSSPILWRDLVILTCDGTDVQFVAALDKATGKVRWKTPRSGKPADNPDQRKAYSTPLVALVDGGEQLISPGADRVIAYDPESGAELWKVEYKGWSNVPRPVLAHGLLYITTAFAKPELWAIRIGGAGDVTETHVQWKVKKQAPASPSTLVVGRELYMVNDKGIVTCLDAVSGEELWTERLGGNFSASLLYADGKLWLFREDGKSYVVAPGRTYKLLAENKLDGRILATPAMIGRTIFLRTDSAMYRIEK
- a CDS encoding response regulator, whose translation is MDQQNLIIADSDVALVELLAHHFRGRGYAVTTAYDAHTVLKLVHLQTPDAFVLGIEMKCDNGLCVCELLSSERRFSYLPAVLLTAQHEDRYKHDCHGLCAVYATKGEGLARRVETALAQIESHEPAIYAAT
- a CDS encoding DUF3891 family protein — encoded protein: MIRRDVTLADGRPGWAMISQLEHARIAAEVARAWNVAEFPLALPHEELLAAVLRHDDGWLPWEMRPTVVDGKPRDFMEMPLDESLAIWRRSIAVAQNLGPLAAYAVGSHFAALCRWSHEKAHHTATWLHLAEEFIDEQDELARERLAELVARARAAQQEPVEIHLVEIEARKNADRAWHALQFFDRVSLWLCCSERREPETVSVPESLGTGLGAFRFTPVGFRSKAAGADDTPRGAEIVAEILVEPWPLVGERLDLATLAEAVPQADYDSPDTLARAQREPVPLAWSLRRK
- a CDS encoding 50S ribosomal protein L27, translated to MAHKKGQGSSSNGRDSNPQYRGVKKFGGQVVTPGHILVRQVGNKWHGGKGVGQGSDFTLYALIEGVVHFDRGGRRINVVDPASLAAAAAN